The sequence below is a genomic window from Blastopirellula retiformator.
CGCGGAAGTCGCGCTGCTCGAAAATCACATCATGCGACACGCCGGCGGTGTTGGCATGCTGGCGAGCCAGCCGCAGCACATCGGCGTCGGTATCAAAGCCGCGCAACGGTTGGTCGAGCTTCTTCCGCTTCGCCTTGCGAGCGTCGGCCCGCAGGTCGGATATCATCTCGGGCGAAGTGAGCGGCCAGCTCTCAAAATCGAACTCGCGGGTCAAACCGGGCGCAAAGTTCCGCGCGACCAGCGCCGCTTCGATCGGGATCGTGCCGCTGCCGCAGAAGGGGTCGATCAAGGGACGTCCCGGCTTCCAAAAGCTGAGATCAATCAGGGCCGCGGCCAGCGTCTCTTTCAGCGGCGCCGGACCGACCAGACGGCGATAGCCCCGCTTATGCAAACTGGCGCCGGTCGTGTCGATGGTCAGCGTCGCTTCGTCTTCCAGCAGCGCCACTTCGACCGTCACCCGCGGGCCGGTCTCTGGCAATTCGCTGACGCCATGTTCGGCCAACAGTCGTTCGACGATCGCCTTCTTGACGATTTTTTGACAGGCCGGCACGCTCGAAAGTTGCGACTTCAGCGAACGTCCATTCACCGGAAAGCAGCCGTCGGCCGGAATGAATTTTTCCCAAGGCAATGCCCGGACGCCGTCAAACAGCAACCCAAAGTCATCGGCCTTGAACGCCCCCAGTCGAATCAGCACGCGGTCGGCGGTTCGCAGCCAAAGGTTGGTCTTGGCGACGTCTTCCATAGTACCGCGAAACAAGATCTTGCCCGAGCCGATGATCTTCGGCTCGTAGCCAAGTTGCTCGATCTGGCGTGCAGCGACCTTTTCGATGCCAAAAGCGGCCGCGGCCAATAAGTCGTAAGCGTCGTCCAAAGAACTCTCTGCGGCTGGCGAAAGGCTGCGAGGAAACCGTTCATCCTACTCGATTGGGGCCGGTTCGCGAATGACTCCGCGGGGTGCGATCCCCCGTCGGCTTGGCTCCCAGGGCAGAAAGCGGATAATTGAAGGTCCTAGATGCCAAATTTCGCTCACTTCCCGCTTTCCCGTAGGAACGCCATGATCGACCTCCGCAGCGACACCGTCACCCAACCGACACCCGCCATGCGCGAGGCGATGGCCAACGCTGAAGTGGGAGACGCCGTGATCGACGTTGATCCGACCGTCGATCGGCTCGAGCGGCTGACCGCCGAGTTGCTCGGCAAAGAGGCGGCCGTCTACATGCCCTCAGGCAGCATGACCAACCAGATCGCGATCCGCATCCACTGCAAGCCGGGGGACGAGTTCATCTGCGAAGCCGGCTGCCACGTTTACAACTACGAGCAAGCCGCCTTCGCCCAGCTGAGCGGCGTCGCCACCCGGACGATTGAAGGGGAATACGGCGTCCTGAAACCGGAGCAACTGCACGACGGTTTGATCCGTCCCGAGAACGACCACATGGTCCGCACGCGGTTGGTCTGTCTCGAAAACACGCACAACCGGGGCGCCGGCAAGGTTCAGCCGTACGAATATGTCAAGCAGATTTGCAGTTGGGCCCATGCCGCCGGGCTGATCACCCACCTGGATGGGGCTCGGTTGTTTAACGCCGTTGCGGCCACCGGCGTCTCGCTGGCCGATTGGTGCCAACATTTTGATACGGTCAGCGTCTGCTTCAGCAAAGGGCTGGGGGCGCCGGTTGGCTCTTGCCTAGCCGGTCCGGCCGATAGGATGCGCGAAGCCCGCCGCCATCGCAAACTGTTTGGCGGCGGCATGCGTCAGGCCGGCATCATCGCCGCCGGGGCGCTCTACGGACTACTGCACAACCGCGATCAGCTGGTCGAAGATCATCAGCACGCCCAAATCTTGGCCGCCGCGATTGGCGAGTCGGCCCATCTGTCGCTGACCCCCGAGACGGTCGATACCAATATCGTCATCTTTCAGGTCGATCCAAAAATCGGCACGGCGGCCCAATTCGTCTCCCAGCTGAAAGAAGCAGGCGTCGCCATGCTGCCGGTCAGCGCACAGGAAGTGCGAGCGGTGACCCATCTCGATGTCACTCGCCCCCAGATCGAAGAAGCGGCGACGATCTTAAAAAAGCTAGGAAGTTGATTTGATCTTCCCCCCGCGAAATAGGCGGAGGGGTGAATAATTGCTACAACCAGAGACGTATTTCGCCAAGAGGGAGCGAACCGCGCAGTTGCGCCCTATTTTTGCATTCTCTTTGCCGTGATCCGGCAAAAGAATGTAAGCTAAAGAGTTATAGAGACTT
It includes:
- a CDS encoding threonine aldolase family protein, producing the protein MIDLRSDTVTQPTPAMREAMANAEVGDAVIDVDPTVDRLERLTAELLGKEAAVYMPSGSMTNQIAIRIHCKPGDEFICEAGCHVYNYEQAAFAQLSGVATRTIEGEYGVLKPEQLHDGLIRPENDHMVRTRLVCLENTHNRGAGKVQPYEYVKQICSWAHAAGLITHLDGARLFNAVAATGVSLADWCQHFDTVSVCFSKGLGAPVGSCLAGPADRMREARRHRKLFGGGMRQAGIIAAGALYGLLHNRDQLVEDHQHAQILAAAIGESAHLSLTPETVDTNIVIFQVDPKIGTAAQFVSQLKEAGVAMLPVSAQEVRAVTHLDVTRPQIEEAATILKKLGS